A genomic region of Colletotrichum destructivum chromosome 1, complete sequence contains the following coding sequences:
- a CDS encoding Putative arrestin-like protein: MPHRVANFLRNSTENFSVSAIANLKTIRHQSSQSQQHNKHSNSNSNSNGNIQDQGLLRRLPLDRHSSYSSDDGEHIPYHNMFAAEPVEHLKEREKKHHHHRLSLPFGRSSKDAHDNSHASLDWKIESPPIVFFGDAETSTGALVSGQMRLDVKDEQLQVEGFEARLNIHVQHKRPFANHCHDCANQYTELKRWTFLTHPTTLKKGVHQFPFSILLDGHLPASMDTPITSIAYEFKAEATLVKGTPGSQTPIRFEQNFDVKRSLLQPEFPHHSVRVFPPTNIKASAHYNQVIHPAGTHNVSFRLDGLTNANTTNKTVEFWKLKKVTWKLEETIKTVAPACDRHAPAGTQSNQQKGVPRTETRVLGEKYMHDGWKSDYTNTDGHVEFEFDYGVVASKHSHGPRYACDMKSLDGTEVTHALMIEMVVSKEWAPVGKPHLATQTGTGRILRMHYHVMLTECPGLGVSWDNEAPPVYQDVPPSPPAYPDEAPPPIDYMSLEHLDGQAHNGTAHSREGSITSP; encoded by the coding sequence ATGCCCCACCGCGTAGCAAACTTCCTGCGCAACTCGACCGAGAACTTCAGCGTCTCTGCCATTGCAAACCTCAAGACCATCCGCCACCAGTCATCACAAAGTCAGCAACACAACAAGCACAGCAACTCCAACTCCAACTCCAACGGAAACATCCAGGACCAGGGCCTGTTGCGCAGGCTGCCCCTCGACCGCCACTCATCCTACTCCTccgatgacggcgagcacATCCCCTACCACAACAtgttcgccgccgagcccgtcgaGCACctgaaggagagggagaagaagcaccaccaccaccgcctctcGCTGCCCTTTGGCCGCTCCAGCAAGGACGCGCACGACAACTCGCACGCCAGCCTCGACTGGAAGATCGAGAGCCCGCCCATCGTCTTCtttggcgacgccgagacgTCGACCGGCGCCCTCGTGTCGGGCCAGATGCGCCTCGACGTCAAGGACGAGCAGCTGCAGGTTGAGGGCTTCGAGGCCCGGCTCAACATCCACGTCCAGCACAAGCGGCCCTTTGCAAACCACTGCCACGACTGCGCCAACCAGTACACCGAGCTCAAGCGCTGGACGTTCCTCACGCACCCGACGACGCTCAAGAAGGGCGTCCACCAGTTCCCCTTCTCCatcctgctcgacggccaCCTGCCGGCCTCCATGGACACGCCCATCACCTCCATCGCCTACGAGttcaaggccgaggcgacgcTCGTCAAGGGCACGCCGGGCTCGCAGACGCCCATCCGCTTCGAGCAGAACTTTGACGTCAAGCGCTCGCTGCTCCAGCCCGAGTTCCCGCACCACTCGGTCCGCGTCTTCCCGcccaccaacatcaaggcCAGCGCCCACTACAACCAGGTCATCCACCCGGCCGGCACGCACAACGTCTCGTtccgcctcgacggcctcacgaacgccaacaccaccaacaagACTGTCGAGTTCTGGAAGCTGAAGAAGGTCACCTggaagctcgaggagacCATCAAGACCGTCGCCCCGGCCTGCGACCGCCAcgcgcccgccggcacccaGAGCAACCAGCAGAAGGGCGTCCCGCGCACCGAGACGCGCGTGCTCGGCGAGAAGTACATGCACGACGGCTGGAAGTCGGACTACACCAACACCGACGGCCACGTCGAGTTCGAGTTCGActacggcgtcgtcgcctccaAGCACAGCCACGGCCCGCGCTACGCCTGCGACATGAAGTCgctcgacggcaccgaggtCACTCACGCCCTCATGATCGAGATGGTCGTCTCCAAGGAGTGGGCGCCCGTCGGCAAGCCGCACCTCGCCACCCAGACCGGCACCGGCCGCATCCTGCGCATGCATTACCACGTCATGCTCACCGAGtgccccggcctcggcgtcagCTGGGACAACGAGGCGCCCCCCGTCTACCAGGACGtcccgccctcgccgcccgcctaCCCGGACGAGGCTCCGCCCCCCATTGACTACATGAGCCTCGAGCACCTCGACGGACAGGCGCACAACGGTACGGCGCACAGCAGAGAGGGTTCCATCACATCGCCATAA